AACAGGGCTTCGTTGGGATACGTCGTCCCCGTGGGCCCGTGCATGGAGAAGATCCATAGGCCGCCCGGACGGAACTCGAACGTGTCGAAGGTGTTGCTGAAGCCGTCGGGGCCCCACCATCTCGCGAGGCGGGCGGGATCCTCGAAGGCGGCGAACACGGCGCTCGGGCCGGCGGGGATCGCGCGTTCCGTCGAGAAGGTCGTCATCCAGGCCTCCCTGTCGTCAACGGCTGACGAAGCCCACGAGGGCGTTGTTCACGTAGATCGCGCCGGCGGGGATGTTGGTCCCGGCGGGGAAGGTCGAGTTGAGCAGGTAGGCCATCGGGCCGACGGTCGAGCCGGCGCCGAGCGACGAGCCCTGGACGACGGCCCCGCCGCCCACGGTCACGTCGTCGCCGAGGACCGACCTGGTCCCGCTCGCCCCGTCGAGGATCACCACGCCGGGGCCGGCGACGAACCGCTGGCCGATGGCGAGCGCGCCGCCGTTGGGGGCGTTGATCGTGACGCTGTTCGCGGTCTGGGCGATCGAGCCGATGGTGATCGACTGGCCCTGGTCGGCCCGGATCGCGTTGCGGCGGCCGACGCTCGACGCGACCTGGTGGGCCCGCTGGGTGATCGACGCGTTGCCGGTGGCGCGGGCGGGGAAGCTCGTGAGGGCGGCGGGAACCTGGCCGCGGTGGGGCGAGGGGAACTTCGGCGCCGTGCCGGCCGGCAGGAAGGTCGTCGCGGGCCCCGGCTGCGAGTTCGAGCCCAGGATCGTCGACAGGTTGCCGTTGAAGATCCCCGTCCGGGTGGTCGGCACGCCCGGGCTGACGCCGGTGGCCGACTGCCCCTGGTACAGCGTGATGTAGCCGACGCCCAGTTGCAGGTTGGCGGTGATCGTCTTGCCCAGGTCGGACAGGTCCGCGGCCGTGACCGGCGTCACCTTGCCGAGCGCGGGGTCCGACGCCTCGGCGTCCGTCGTGACGTTCGCGCCCGCCAGGACCTTCATGCCGGCCGGGACCGTGACGCCGGGGCCGACGCGGGCCAGGGCCGACACGAACGCGCCGGGCGCGATGGCGGCGCCGTCGATCACCGCGCCGGGGCCGATGTAGGTCGGCTTCGAAGCCTCGTCGTAGGCCCCGATCACGGCCGGGCCGTTCACGGTCGCCCCGTAGCTGATCTCGACCTGGCTGCCGATCCGCACCTCGGGGACGTCCGACCCCTTCGAGTGCGTCGGGTTCGCCGTGATCGCGACGTTGTCGAGGATCGCCGTCCCGCCGCCGATCTTCACCACGCCGTCCGACGCATTCAGCTTGGCGTACGGCCCGATGAAGCTGCGGGCGCTCACGATCACCGCGTAGCCGTTCGTGACGCCCACCGACGGGTCGATGTAGGTCGCCGCGGCGGCCGTGTAGCCGTACGGCAGGACCGGCGTGTTCGGCCGGAC
The DNA window shown above is from Paludisphaera mucosa and carries:
- a CDS encoding carbonic anhydrase/acetyltransferase, whose protein sequence is MLKRSQPSKRRSQALLPGAEGLEARRLLTSGNWPTYISSAELKSLLNQPVGYPVVRPNTPVLPYGYTAAAATYIDPSVGVTNGYAVIVSARSFIGPYAKLNASDGVVKIGGGTAILDNVAITANPTHSKGSDVPEVRIGSQVEISYGATVNGPAVIGAYDEASKPTYIGPGAVIDGAAIAPGAFVSALARVGPGVTVPAGMKVLAGANVTTDAEASDPALGKVTPVTAADLSDLGKTITANLQLGVGYITLYQGQSATGVSPGVPTTRTGIFNGNLSTILGSNSQPGPATTFLPAGTAPKFPSPHRGQVPAALTSFPARATGNASITQRAHQVASSVGRRNAIRADQGQSITIGSIAQTANSVTINAPNGGALAIGQRFVAGPGVVILDGASGTRSVLGDDVTVGGGAVVQGSSLGAGSTVGPMAYLLNSTFPAGTNIPAGAIYVNNALVGFVSR